A stretch of Salarias fasciatus chromosome 23, fSalaFa1.1, whole genome shotgun sequence DNA encodes these proteins:
- the klhl26 gene encoding kelch-like protein 26, translating to MAESDGGDFAPKQSRRSTLCCTFSAPSHSDTLLQGLSVLRDQGQLLDVVLAIDEERFLVHKVVLAACSDYFRAMFTGGMRESNQNTIELKGLSARGLKHIIDFAYSAEVTLDLDCIQDVLGAAVFLQMDPVVELCEEFLESAMSVETCLYIGQMATTFSLSSLKESVDAFTFRHFVQIAEEEDFLHIPMELLVFFLQSNKLENCTEIDLFHAAIRWLQHDDSRRAQASSVLCHVRFPLMRSSELVDSVQRVDIMVADVLCRQYLLEAFNYQILPFRQHEMQSSRTLIRSDVMSLITFGGTLYTDNDRMVSTKVYYLPDITSRQFKELTEMEAGCSHACVAVLDNFVYIAGGQHLQYRSGEGAIDSCLRYDPHLSQWLRMPPMQEARIQFQLNVLNGLLYATGGRNRSGSLSSVECYCPKKNEWSYVEPLKRRIWGHAGSHFGEKLYISGGYGISLDDKKTLHCYDPASNQWDYKAPMSHPRVLHGMVGTSDRLYALGGRMDHVDRCFNVLAVEYYIPESDQWTTVSPMRAGQSEVGCCLLGKKIYVIGGYNWHLNNVTSIIQVYNTETDEWERDLHFPESFAGIACTPIILPRSVTQC from the exons ATGGCGGAGTCGGATGGTGGAGATTTTGCTCCGAAACAGTCACGGAGAAG cacccTGTGCTGTACTTTCTCCGCCCCAAGCCACAGTGACACCCTCCTCCAGGGCTTGTCCGTTCTGCGGGATCAGGGCCAGCTACTCGACGTTGTGCTGGCCATCGATGAAGAGCGCTTCCTGGTCCATAAAGTGGTGCTGGCTGCCTGTAGTGATTATTTCAG agCAATGTTTACCGGAGGCATGAGGGAGTCGAATCAAAATACTATTGAGCTGAAAGGCTTGTCTGCCAGAGGCCTCAAACATATTATTGACTTTGCCTACAGCGCAGAAGTGACTTTAGACCTGGACTGTATTCAGGACGTCCTGGGAGCCGCTGTGTTTCTCCAGATGGACCCCGTCGTGGAGCTCTGTGAGGAGTTCCTCGAGTCGGCGATGAGCGTTGAGACGTGTCTGTACATTGGGCAAATGGCCACCACCTTCAGCTTGTCTTCCCTTAAAGAGTCAGTGGATGCCTTCACCTTTCGTCACTTTGTCCAGATTGCAGAAGAGGAGGACTTTCTGCACATTCCCATGGAGCTCCTCGTCTTCTTCCTACAGAGCAACAAACTGGAAAACTGTACCGAGATTGACCTCTTCCACGCCGCCATCCGGTGGCTCCAGCACGATGACTCCCGCCGGGCTCAAGCCAGTAGCGTCCTCTGCCACGTGCGCTTCCCGCTCATGCGCTCCTCCGAGCTGGTGGACAGCGTTCAGAGGGTAGACATCATGGTGGCGGATGTGCTGTGTCGCCAGTACCTCCTCGAGGCCTTCAATTACCAGATTCTTCCATTCCGACAGCATGAAATGCAGTCCTCGCGGACGCTCATTCGCTCCGATGTCATGTCGCTCATCACCTTTGGTGGGACGCTGTACACTGACAACGACCGCATGGTGAGCACAAAGGTGTACTATCTCCCTGACATTACCTCCCGCCAATTCAAAGAACTGACCGAGATGGAAGCCGGGTGCAGTCACGCCTGCGTCGCCGTGCTTGACAACTTTGTTTACATCGCCGGTGGACAGCACTTACAGTACCGCAGCGGCGAGGGAGCAATTGACAGCTGCCTCCGCTACGACCCGCACCTGAGCCAGTGGCTACGCATGCCGCCCATGCAGGAGGCCCGCATCCAGTTTCAGCTCAATGTTCTGAATGGACTGTTGTATGCCACAGGGGGGCGCAACCGCTCCGGCAGCCTGTCATCCGTAGAGTGCTACTGCCCAAAGAAGAATGAGTGGTCCTACGTGGAGCCCTTAAAACGCAGAATTTGGGGCCATGCGGGATCGCACTTTGGCGAAAAGCTGTACATCTCAGGAGGTTATGGCATCTCATTAGACGACAAGAAGACTCTCCACTGCTATGACCCAGCTTCAAACCAGTGGGACTACAAGGCCCCCATGAGCCATCCAAGAGTGCTGCACGGCATGGTCGGGACCAGCGATCGACTTTACGCCCTGGGTGGCCGCATGGACCACGTGGACCGCTGTTTCAATGTGCTGGCGGTCGAGTATTACATTCCAGAGAGCGATCAGTGGACCACGGTCAGCCCAATGCGAGCGGGGCAATCTGAAGTGGGCTGCTGCTTGCTTGGCAAGAAGATCTATGTTATCGGGGGTTATAACTGGCACCTCAACAACGTAACAAGCATCATTCAGGTGTACAACACAGAGACTGATGAGTGGGAGAGGGATTTGCACTTTCCAGAATCCTTTGCTGGCATTGCTTGTACTCCAATTATACTTCCACGAAGCGTCACCCAATGCTGA
- the crtc1b gene encoding LOW QUALITY PROTEIN: CREB-regulated transcription coactivator 1b (The sequence of the model RefSeq protein was modified relative to this genomic sequence to represent the inferred CDS: inserted 2 bases in 1 codon) yields the protein MASSNNPRKFSEKIALHNQKQAEETAAFEEVMKDLNITRAARLQLQKTQYLQLGQNRGQYYGGSLPNVNQIGNGNIDLPFQNSVLDTSRTTRHHGLVERVYRDRNRITSPHRRPLSVDKHGRQIDSCPYSSVYLSPPPDTSWRRTNSDSALHQSAMNPKPQEVFAGGSQELQPKRVPGTESSESNADKDAQKQLWDDKKDDSSKSNTCDVPGINIFPSPDQELNPSVLPAAHNTGGSLPDLTNIQFPPPLSTPLDPEDPVAFPSLSSANSTGSLTTNLTHLGISAASHGIPASSQPTMTAMAQRRQPPVVPLTLTSDLHLQQSPQQLSPTLSSPVNITQVVPTEPLTLEQQLSQYPLFNQLTAQAQAQLLSDLQKQQALPQGIQLITLPTLASSGTPTATVSSPSPDSQTTASISIGSYRNQTGSPATQSPTSPVSNQGFSPAARPQHIPVVGSIFGDSFYDQQLRXEADNALSHQLEQFNMIESPISSTSLYSQCSTLNYTQAAMMGLTGEQLRTPSSSATQPRQHPNIILTVTGESPPSLSKELTNSLAGVGDVSFDADSQFPLDELKIDPLTLDGLHMLNDPDMVLADPATEDTFRMDRL from the exons aTGGCGTCCTCTAACAATCCTCGCAAATTTAGCGAAAAAATCGCTTTGCATAATCAGAAACAGGCGGAGGAGACCGCGGCgtttgaagaagtgatgaaggACCTGAACATCACCCGGGCGGCACGG TTGCAGTTACAGAAGACCCAGTATTTGCAACTAGGGCAGAATCGTGGACAGTACTATGGAGGCTCACTGCCCAATGTCAATCAGATTGGAAATGGCAACATTGACCTGCCTTTTCAG AACTCGGTGCTGGATACCAGTCGGACAACCAGGCACCACGGGTTGGTGGAGCGCGTTTACCGTGACCGGAACCGCATCACGTCTCCCCATCGACGGCCCCTGTCAGTCGACAAGCACGGACGTCAA ATTGACAGCTGTCCTTACAGCTCAGTTTACCTCTCCCCACCACCAGACACTAGCTGGAGAAG GACAAATTCGGACTCTGCCTTACACCAGAGCGCCATGAATCCCAAGCCGCAGGAGGTGTTTGCAGGGGGAtcacaggagctgcagcctAAACGAG TGCCTGGGACGGAGAGCTCAGAGTCAAATGCAGACAAGGATGCACAGAAACAGTTGTGGGATGACAAGAAG GATGATTCTTCAAAGTCTAACACATGTGACGTCCCTGGAATCAA tATATTCCCATCACCGGACCAGGAGTTGAACCCATCTGTGCTCCCAGCTGCACACAACACTGGCGGTTCACTACCTGATTTAACTAACATCCAGTTCCCTCCGCCTCTGTCAACTCCACTGGACCCTGAGGACCCTGTGGCCTTCCCCTCCCTCAGCTCCGCTAACAGCACGGGCAGCCTGACCACCAACCTCACCCACCTGGGCATCAGTGCCGCCAGTCACG GGATCCCCGCTTCCTCTCAGCCTACCATGACGGCAATGGCACAACGCCGCCAGCCACCCGTGGTGCCACTCACCCTCACCTCCGACCTCCACCTTCAACAGTCGCCGCAGCAGCTGTCACCCACCCTTTCCTCGCCTGTTAACATCACGCAG GTCGTGCCAACAGAGCCGCTGaccctggagcagcagctctcccaGTACCCCCTGTTCAACCAGCTGACAGCTCAGGCCCAGGCTCAGCTGCTCAGTGACCTCCAGAAGCAGCAGGCCCTGCCGCAGGGTATCCAGCTCATCACCTTGCCAACTCTCGCCTCCTCCGGCACGCCCACCGCCACAGTCAGCAGCCCCTCCCCAGACAGCCAGACCACCGCCAGCATCAGCATCGGCTCG TATCGCAATCAGACTGGCTCACCAGCCACTCAGTCTCCAACCTCCCCAGTCTCCAATCAAGGCTTCTCCCCGGCGGCTCGGCCTCAA CACATTCCCGTGGTGGGCAGCATATTTGGAGACTCCTTTTATGATCAGCAGTTGCG CGAGGCAGACAATGCTCTCTCTCACCAG CTCGAGCAGTTCAACATGATCGAAAGCCCCATTAGCTCCACCAGCCTTTACAGCCAGTGCTCCACCCTGAACTACACACAGGCAGCCATGATGGGGCTGACCGGGGAGCAGCTGCGGACTCCCAGCAGCTCGGCTACGCAGCCACGGCAACATCCAAACATCATCCTCA CAGTCACAGGTGAATCCCCGCCGAGCCTCTCCAAAGAGCTGACCAACTCTCTGGCTGGCGTTGGCGACGTTAGCTTCGACGCAGACTCTCAGTTTCCTCTGGATGAGCTGAAGATCGACCCGCTCACCCTGGACGGACTACACATGCTCAACGACCCCGACATGGTGCTTGCCGACCCCGCCACCGAGGACACGTTCAGGATGGACCGGCTGTAA